A genomic region of Gemmata massiliana contains the following coding sequences:
- a CDS encoding OPT family oligopeptide transporter, translating into MSSENVPSGVPETPPHQPFIPATEAPPELTWPAILTGIVLGIIFGASSLYLVLKVGLTVSASVPIAVLSITLFRAFSNAFKVRKTTILENNVVQTTGSAGESIAFGVGVTMPALLLLGFEMDPVRVMTVSVLGAVLGILMMIPLRRAFIVKQHGKLIYPEGTACAEVLVAGEKGGATAKMVFIGFGVALVHKFLTAATKLWSSEPSAKLYVTNEATGVKTGLKGGQVSGELSPELLGVGFLIGPRIAALMMAGAVMSYFVLGPLIATFGDKLNEPVAPATWEDAEKKDPKDPGLIRNMDPDGLRAKYLRYIGAGAVAAGGIISMCRALPLIIGSIVGGLRDMRAARSATGTGAGAPRTERDMPMTVVLWGSLVLVLILALVPQLGLGLSFQGIVGAGMILLFGFLFVTVSSRLTGEVGSSSNPISGMTIATLLLVCLIFLILGRTGPSAMLTALTVAAVVCIASSNGGTTSQDLKTGYLVGATPSKQQWAILIGAVTSALVIGLTMLALNSAGVHYTKNSIPADAKLVVPEDAPTEKPGRPYDSGDLLDTKEYRVVHARGGEHDKLKPGRYLVTPDGKPVYRTDEPIAREEKKMDNGEDAPKEFTAPQPRLFANIISGILGGTLEWSLIIAGALIAITLELCGVSALPVAVGMYLSLASSMPIFIGGMLRLVADKVRGKAKSEAESETSPGVLLASGFIAGGTLCGLIVAFFTFLPDQFNQAINLGFHLFSEVNDKGKREWKPDEVEWAKIVSVVMFGLLGAFLLWVGSRKGGVEPETPPSAPPTA; encoded by the coding sequence ATGTCGTCAGAGAACGTGCCCAGTGGTGTGCCGGAAACGCCACCACACCAGCCATTCATACCCGCCACCGAAGCGCCACCAGAACTCACTTGGCCGGCGATATTAACCGGTATCGTGCTCGGTATCATCTTCGGCGCATCGTCGCTGTACCTGGTGCTCAAGGTCGGGTTGACGGTGTCCGCGTCAGTGCCCATCGCGGTGCTGTCGATCACGCTGTTCCGCGCGTTCTCGAATGCGTTCAAGGTTCGCAAAACGACGATCCTCGAAAACAACGTCGTTCAGACCACCGGCAGCGCCGGTGAAAGTATCGCGTTCGGTGTCGGTGTGACGATGCCGGCGCTGCTGCTCCTCGGGTTCGAGATGGACCCAGTTCGCGTGATGACGGTTTCCGTTCTCGGCGCAGTTCTCGGCATCCTGATGATGATCCCACTGCGCCGGGCGTTCATCGTGAAGCAGCACGGCAAACTGATTTACCCCGAGGGAACAGCGTGCGCCGAGGTGCTGGTTGCCGGCGAGAAGGGCGGGGCGACCGCGAAGATGGTGTTTATCGGGTTCGGCGTCGCTCTGGTACACAAGTTCCTCACCGCGGCCACGAAACTGTGGTCGTCGGAGCCGTCGGCAAAACTGTACGTAACGAACGAAGCGACCGGGGTAAAAACCGGGCTGAAGGGCGGGCAGGTGAGCGGCGAGCTGTCGCCGGAATTGCTCGGTGTGGGCTTCCTGATCGGTCCACGGATCGCAGCGTTGATGATGGCCGGCGCGGTGATGTCATACTTTGTCCTCGGGCCGCTTATCGCAACATTCGGTGACAAGTTGAACGAACCGGTCGCACCGGCGACGTGGGAGGACGCGGAGAAGAAAGATCCCAAAGACCCCGGGCTGATTCGCAACATGGACCCGGACGGTTTGCGGGCCAAGTACCTGCGGTACATCGGCGCCGGGGCGGTCGCAGCCGGGGGCATCATCAGCATGTGCCGGGCGCTGCCGCTCATTATCGGCTCGATCGTCGGCGGGTTGCGCGACATGCGGGCCGCGCGGTCAGCAACGGGAACCGGTGCGGGCGCCCCTCGAACCGAACGCGACATGCCGATGACTGTGGTCTTGTGGGGCAGCTTGGTACTCGTTCTGATACTCGCGCTGGTCCCACAACTCGGCCTGGGGTTGAGTTTCCAGGGTATCGTCGGCGCGGGGATGATTCTGCTGTTCGGGTTCCTCTTTGTGACCGTTTCCAGTCGGCTCACGGGCGAGGTCGGCAGTTCGTCGAACCCGATCTCCGGTATGACCATTGCCACGCTCTTGCTCGTCTGCCTGATCTTTTTGATCCTCGGTCGCACCGGTCCGTCGGCGATGCTCACGGCCCTGACGGTCGCAGCGGTCGTGTGTATCGCGTCCTCGAACGGTGGGACCACGTCGCAAGACCTGAAGACCGGGTACCTCGTCGGGGCCACGCCGTCGAAACAGCAGTGGGCCATTCTCATTGGTGCGGTTACGTCGGCGCTGGTCATCGGGTTGACGATGCTGGCGCTGAACAGTGCCGGGGTTCACTACACGAAGAACAGTATCCCGGCCGATGCGAAGCTGGTCGTGCCGGAGGACGCGCCGACCGAGAAACCGGGGCGCCCTTACGATTCGGGGGATCTCCTCGACACGAAAGAGTACCGCGTCGTTCACGCGCGAGGAGGCGAGCACGACAAGCTGAAGCCGGGGCGGTACCTCGTGACCCCGGACGGTAAGCCGGTGTACCGCACGGACGAACCGATCGCGCGCGAAGAGAAGAAGATGGACAACGGCGAGGACGCACCTAAGGAGTTCACCGCCCCGCAGCCGCGCCTGTTCGCCAACATCATCTCGGGAATTCTGGGCGGTACACTGGAGTGGTCGCTCATCATCGCCGGGGCACTCATTGCCATCACACTGGAATTGTGCGGTGTCTCCGCTCTGCCGGTCGCGGTGGGAATGTACCTGTCGCTCGCGTCGAGCATGCCCATCTTCATTGGAGGGATGCTGCGGTTAGTGGCCGACAAGGTACGTGGTAAAGCGAAATCTGAGGCCGAGTCCGAAACCAGCCCCGGGGTACTCCTCGCGAGCGGGTTCATCGCTGGGGGAACGCTGTGCGGTCTGATTGTGGCGTTCTTTACGTTCCTGCCGGATCAGTTCAATCAGGCTATTAACCTCGGTTTCCACTTGTTCAGCGAAGTGAACGATAAGGGCAAACGGGAGTGGAAGCCGGACGAAGTGGAATGGGCAAAGATCGTTTCGGTTGTGATGTTCGGTTTGCTTGGGGCGTTTCTGCTTTGGGTTGGTTCCCGAAAGGGAGGCGTGGAACCAGAGACTCCTCCGTCCGCGCCGCCGACTGCGTGA
- a CDS encoding GNAT family N-acetyltransferase: protein MIKPPNWRPPTLTTERLTLRAFTEDDAQPLFEHARNPNVARFTLWDAHRTVADTMLFLRDYAVLRYLEGMPEPYAITVPPDPHPIGACGCFWAAKLHQTMELGYWIAEPFWGKGYVVEACRAVLDHVFAEHEPERVQARVIDGNTASERVLTKLGFRHEGVLRHALLRRGNFEDVRMYSVLRDEWPNNCDKKLT from the coding sequence ATGATTAAGCCACCCAACTGGCGCCCACCGACACTCACGACCGAGCGCCTTACACTGCGGGCGTTCACCGAAGACGACGCGCAACCGCTCTTCGAGCACGCCCGGAACCCGAACGTGGCGCGGTTCACGCTCTGGGACGCGCACCGTACCGTCGCAGACACAATGCTGTTCCTCCGCGACTATGCCGTACTGCGGTACCTCGAGGGAATGCCCGAGCCTTACGCAATCACCGTTCCCCCGGACCCGCACCCCATCGGCGCGTGCGGGTGCTTCTGGGCCGCGAAACTGCACCAGACGATGGAACTTGGTTACTGGATCGCGGAACCGTTTTGGGGCAAGGGGTACGTTGTCGAGGCGTGCCGGGCGGTGCTGGACCACGTATTCGCCGAGCACGAACCGGAGCGGGTGCAGGCCCGCGTCATTGATGGCAACACCGCGAGCGAGCGCGTGCTGACGAAGCTCGGTTTCCGCCACGAAGGGGTACTCCGTCACGCGCTTCTGCGCCGCGGGAACTTCGAGGACGTGCGGATGTACTCGGTTCTCCGCGACGAATGGCCCAACAACTGTGACAAGAAATTAACGTGA
- the htpG gene encoding molecular chaperone HtpG produces MSAETLEFKAELKQLLHLITHSLYSDREIFLRELISNASDAINKVRFDALANADKLEGNTDWKIKLTPDATAKTLTISDNGIGMSRQDVIDNLGTVAQSGTKAFLEAAKRAGKTGETPGLIGQFGVGFYSAFMVADKVTVVTRAAGSPADGTRWESDGQGSYTLEACEKPTRGTDVVLHLKDDTKDFLDTWRLRQLVRKFSDFLEHPVVMDVEKEVEEGKKETTEETLNSRKAIWLRSKSEVKPEEYEEFYKSLAHDTDAPADVIHYAAEGKTEFKVLCFVPGHKPFGFDYEEPVAGLRLYVQRVLIMDRCEQVLPVYLRFVKGVVDSADLPLNVSRELLQQNPLLDVIQKSVVKNVLESLAGTKNVEPDKYLTFYKSFGTVLKEGLTRDWSNREKIADLLLFESANTEAGKFTTFAEYVEKMPTDQTEIAYLIGESAEQLRHSPYLEAFRAKGQDVLLLTDPIDEFAIPQLGEYKGKKLVAADRGEATGVGEVPAGDKERFAALLTVLKEKVPDVADVRLTNRLTESAACLVAEAHGVSAHMERLMERMGRDSGTPKRVLELNPKHPTLEALRVLHEKNAADPRLDGYARLLYEQAVIAEGSKVTDPVAFAKRVNDLIVRDAQVSGA; encoded by the coding sequence ATGTCGGCCGAAACGCTCGAATTCAAAGCAGAGCTGAAGCAACTCCTGCACCTCATCACGCACTCGCTGTACTCGGACCGCGAGATCTTCCTGCGCGAGCTGATCTCGAACGCCTCCGACGCGATCAACAAGGTGCGGTTCGACGCGCTCGCTAACGCGGACAAACTGGAAGGCAACACGGACTGGAAGATCAAGCTCACCCCGGACGCCACCGCCAAGACGCTCACGATCTCCGACAACGGCATCGGGATGTCGCGCCAGGACGTGATCGACAACCTGGGCACCGTGGCGCAGTCCGGGACGAAGGCGTTCCTCGAAGCCGCGAAGCGCGCGGGCAAGACCGGCGAAACGCCGGGGCTGATCGGCCAGTTCGGGGTCGGCTTCTACTCCGCGTTCATGGTCGCCGACAAGGTGACCGTCGTGACGCGCGCGGCCGGCTCCCCGGCGGACGGCACGCGGTGGGAGTCCGACGGCCAGGGGAGCTACACGCTCGAAGCGTGCGAGAAGCCGACCCGCGGGACCGACGTGGTCCTGCACCTCAAGGACGACACCAAGGACTTCCTCGACACCTGGCGCCTCCGCCAGCTCGTGCGGAAGTTCTCCGACTTCCTCGAACACCCCGTCGTGATGGACGTGGAGAAGGAAGTCGAAGAGGGCAAGAAGGAGACGACCGAGGAAACGCTCAACTCGCGCAAGGCGATCTGGCTCCGCAGTAAGAGTGAAGTAAAGCCCGAAGAATACGAAGAGTTCTACAAGTCGCTCGCACACGACACCGATGCGCCCGCGGACGTGATCCACTATGCGGCCGAGGGCAAAACCGAGTTCAAGGTGCTGTGCTTCGTCCCGGGGCACAAGCCGTTCGGCTTCGACTACGAGGAGCCGGTCGCGGGGCTGCGGCTGTACGTGCAGCGCGTGCTCATCATGGACCGGTGCGAGCAGGTGCTCCCGGTGTACCTGCGGTTCGTGAAGGGCGTGGTCGATTCCGCCGACCTGCCGCTGAACGTCTCGCGCGAGCTGCTCCAACAGAACCCGCTGCTCGACGTGATTCAGAAGAGCGTCGTGAAGAACGTTCTCGAATCGCTGGCCGGCACGAAGAACGTTGAACCGGACAAGTACCTCACCTTCTACAAGAGCTTCGGCACCGTCCTGAAAGAGGGGCTGACGCGCGACTGGAGCAACCGCGAAAAGATCGCGGACCTGCTCCTGTTCGAGAGCGCGAACACCGAGGCGGGCAAGTTCACCACGTTCGCCGAATACGTCGAGAAGATGCCCACCGATCAGACGGAGATCGCGTATCTGATCGGCGAATCGGCCGAGCAGCTCCGGCACTCGCCGTACCTCGAAGCGTTCCGCGCGAAGGGGCAGGACGTGCTCCTGCTCACGGACCCGATCGACGAGTTCGCGATCCCGCAGCTCGGCGAGTACAAGGGCAAGAAGCTCGTCGCGGCCGACCGCGGGGAGGCCACCGGTGTGGGCGAAGTTCCGGCCGGTGACAAGGAGCGGTTCGCGGCGCTGCTGACCGTTCTCAAGGAAAAGGTGCCCGACGTGGCCGACGTGCGGCTCACCAACCGGCTCACGGAAAGCGCGGCGTGTCTCGTGGCCGAGGCCCACGGCGTGTCCGCTCACATGGAGCGCCTGATGGAACGCATGGGGCGCGATTCGGGAACACCGAAGCGCGTTTTGGAACTCAATCCGAAACACCCCACCCTCGAAGCCCTCCGCGTGCTCCATGAAAAAAACGCCGCCGACCCGCGCCTCGACGGTTACGCGCGCCTGCTCTACGAGCAAGCGGTGATCGCGGAGGGGTCAAAAGTGACCGATCCGGTCGCATTCGCGAAGCGGGTGAATGACCTGATCGTGCGCGATGCGCAAGTATCAGGGGCGTAG
- a CDS encoding enoyl-CoA hydratase-related protein, with amino-acid sequence MSDIVQYAHRGSAAVITINRPDKRNALSRALIAALNAAFRRAAEDTAARSVILTGTGAAFCAGMDLDELRGTLGADSDKVWDDAAKLSALYELIYALPKPTIAAVNGAAVAGGAGLVTVCDLAVSTPDAKFGYPEVRRGLVAAMVMPHLLRHVGERTARWLLLTGELIDGLSALRVGLVNQVASAENLLTVAGEWAKSLAEGGPKALATTKELLGRCSRQSMSVDDLAKASAEPRLTDECRHGLTAFFDKKPAPWIPEAR; translated from the coding sequence ATGTCCGACATCGTGCAGTACGCGCATCGCGGTTCCGCAGCGGTCATCACGATCAATCGCCCCGACAAGCGCAACGCCCTGTCGCGCGCGCTGATCGCGGCGCTGAACGCCGCCTTTCGGCGCGCTGCCGAGGACACCGCCGCCCGAAGTGTGATCCTCACAGGAACCGGCGCGGCGTTCTGCGCGGGGATGGACCTCGACGAACTACGCGGGACGCTCGGCGCGGACAGCGACAAGGTTTGGGACGACGCGGCGAAGCTCTCGGCGCTGTACGAACTGATTTACGCGCTCCCGAAGCCCACTATTGCGGCCGTGAACGGCGCCGCGGTCGCGGGCGGCGCGGGACTCGTGACTGTGTGTGACCTCGCGGTGAGCACGCCCGACGCGAAGTTCGGGTACCCGGAAGTGCGCCGCGGACTGGTCGCCGCGATGGTGATGCCGCACTTATTGCGGCACGTCGGCGAGCGCACCGCCCGGTGGCTCCTCCTGACGGGCGAACTCATCGACGGTCTTTCGGCCCTGCGCGTGGGGTTGGTGAATCAGGTGGCGTCGGCGGAAAACTTGCTCACGGTGGCCGGTGAGTGGGCGAAGTCGCTCGCAGAAGGCGGCCCCAAGGCACTCGCGACCACGAAGGAACTGCTGGGTCGCTGTTCGCGCCAGTCGATGAGCGTCGACGACCTCGCGAAAGCGAGCGCCGAACCGCGCCTCACCGACGAGTGCCGCCACGGACTGACCGCGTTCTTTGACAAGAAACCTGCCCCGTGGATTCCCGAAGCAAGGTAA
- a CDS encoding AtuA-related protein, with translation MAQVPLSQIAHGRSGDKGNHSNIAVIAYTDAGFTWLRANLTAEVVATYFRPLGATRVERFEAANVRGFNFMLYDALAGGASRSLRIDTQGKTLAVALLRMMVAWEEPTS, from the coding sequence ATGGCACAGGTTCCACTTTCGCAAATTGCCCACGGGCGCAGCGGCGACAAGGGTAATCATTCAAACATCGCCGTGATCGCGTACACCGATGCGGGGTTCACGTGGCTGCGCGCGAACCTCACAGCCGAGGTCGTGGCCACGTACTTCCGGCCGCTCGGAGCGACCCGCGTGGAACGCTTCGAGGCCGCCAACGTGCGGGGCTTCAACTTCATGCTGTACGATGCCCTCGCGGGCGGCGCGAGTCGGTCGCTACGCATCGACACTCAGGGCAAAACGCTCGCGGTCGCGCTCCTGCGAATGATGGTGGCGTGGGAAGAACCGACGTCCTGA
- a CDS encoding sensor histidine kinase: MITLTVANKLETQQLTHNSGPLELGRGPARSGSARVVVRDAFVSRDHIHIEELPGRKVKVLNLSTKAPITVDNHAVLNPGAECDYLLPVRLAVGETVVDVDSGDSEPVSVNVLKTIAAPARAGSGTQPALIDRSEAAKPEEIVGWLETVVNVQKAGERDAFYKQAADALVSHIGLDTGIVLLKERDAWRVVAQVVKDDNQPARAFSHALLAQALTGKRTFYVGAAAAGGGESLVGVQGVVVSPFFDSRDNVIGVIYGNRMQRARGREIGPLEAQVVQLLATAVGAGLQRLEQDDEANRLRVAKDAAEEADRTKSGFLAMVSHELRTPLTTIIGYSEMLLEQAAMDNLPQYTADLQQVHSAGQHLLALINDILDFSKIEAGKLEIANDPYAPASLIGDLILSVEPLAKKNNNRIEVDCPPDLGRAMGDPTRIRQCVLNLVGNACKFTKDGTVTVTARREPVAGVDSVRVSVSDTGIGMSPEQIGRLFQAFTQVDSSAGRKFGGTGLGLAISQKLCAAMGGQITVASELGKGSTFTMTIKAML; encoded by the coding sequence ATGATTACGCTCACGGTCGCGAACAAGCTCGAAACGCAGCAACTCACGCACAACAGCGGCCCGCTCGAACTCGGGCGCGGGCCGGCGCGGTCGGGGTCGGCGCGGGTCGTGGTGCGCGACGCCTTCGTCTCGCGCGACCACATTCACATTGAGGAACTGCCGGGCCGCAAGGTGAAGGTGCTGAACCTCAGCACGAAGGCGCCGATCACGGTGGACAACCACGCCGTGCTGAACCCCGGCGCCGAGTGCGACTACCTGCTCCCGGTGCGCCTGGCCGTCGGCGAAACGGTCGTCGACGTGGACTCCGGCGACTCCGAGCCGGTTTCGGTGAACGTGCTGAAGACCATCGCGGCGCCCGCGCGCGCCGGGTCCGGTACGCAGCCGGCGCTCATCGACCGGAGCGAGGCCGCGAAGCCCGAGGAGATCGTCGGCTGGCTCGAAACGGTCGTGAACGTGCAGAAGGCCGGCGAGCGCGATGCGTTCTACAAGCAGGCGGCCGACGCGCTCGTTTCACACATCGGGCTGGACACGGGCATCGTGCTCCTCAAGGAGCGCGACGCCTGGCGCGTGGTGGCCCAAGTGGTGAAGGACGACAACCAGCCCGCCCGGGCGTTCAGCCACGCGCTCCTGGCCCAGGCGCTCACGGGCAAGCGCACCTTCTACGTGGGCGCGGCCGCCGCGGGAGGAGGTGAGAGCCTCGTGGGGGTGCAAGGGGTCGTGGTGTCGCCGTTCTTCGACTCGAGGGACAACGTGATTGGCGTGATTTACGGTAACCGGATGCAGCGCGCACGCGGGCGCGAAATCGGGCCGCTCGAAGCCCAGGTTGTGCAGTTGCTCGCGACCGCTGTGGGCGCCGGGTTGCAGCGCTTGGAACAAGACGACGAGGCTAACCGGTTGCGCGTGGCGAAGGACGCGGCGGAAGAGGCCGACCGCACTAAGAGCGGGTTCCTCGCGATGGTGAGCCACGAGCTCCGCACGCCGCTCACCACCATCATCGGCTATTCGGAAATGCTGCTCGAACAGGCCGCGATGGACAACCTGCCGCAGTACACGGCCGACCTCCAGCAGGTCCACTCCGCGGGCCAGCACCTGCTCGCGCTCATTAACGACATCCTCGATTTCTCGAAGATCGAGGCGGGCAAACTGGAGATCGCGAACGACCCCTACGCGCCGGCGAGCTTGATCGGCGACCTGATCCTGTCGGTGGAACCGCTGGCGAAAAAGAACAACAACCGGATCGAAGTGGACTGCCCGCCGGATTTGGGGCGCGCAATGGGCGACCCGACGCGCATCCGACAGTGCGTGCTCAATCTCGTGGGCAATGCGTGCAAGTTCACGAAGGACGGCACCGTGACGGTGACCGCCCGGCGCGAGCCGGTGGCCGGTGTGGACTCGGTCCGCGTGTCGGTGTCGGACACCGGGATCGGGATGTCGCCGGAGCAGATCGGCCGGCTGTTCCAGGCGTTCACGCAGGTCGATTCGTCTGCCGGGCGCAAGTTCGGCGGCACCGGCCTGGGACTGGCGATCAGTCAGAAGCTCTGCGCCGCGATGGGCGGCCAGATCACCGTCGCGAGCGAACTCGGTAAGGGCAGCACGTTCACGATGACGATCAAAGCGATGCTGTGA
- a CDS encoding PfkB family carbohydrate kinase has translation MNPIVGIGEVLWDVYPDGRKVAGGAPFNFAFHCHQLGHDSVIVSRVGADDLGRELRERVRALGLSDEYIQTDPDHPTGTVQVALDVNKVPTYTITEHVAWDYIGWDEKLEPLLKTARAACFGTLAQRFGTPVPVHRFAEGLHQRKQPGLVVFDVNLRGRYFTEEILRWGITTSDWIKINSDELAVLTDLLQFQSLSDTVSSAKPFGSGVAILTRGELGCEVYRQWEEKDSDGDPLYSSETFTEPGVSAKVVDTVGAGDAFTAAMVCLHLEGRPLRECAKFATHYAARVCEYPGGTPKIDRSEVERAAGLK, from the coding sequence ATGAACCCAATTGTCGGCATCGGCGAAGTGCTGTGGGACGTGTACCCGGACGGCCGAAAAGTGGCCGGCGGGGCGCCGTTCAACTTCGCGTTCCACTGCCACCAGCTCGGCCACGACTCGGTCATCGTGTCGCGCGTCGGCGCCGACGACCTCGGGCGCGAGTTGCGCGAGCGCGTCCGGGCGCTCGGGCTGTCGGACGAGTACATCCAGACCGATCCCGATCACCCGACCGGCACGGTCCAGGTGGCACTTGATGTCAACAAGGTGCCGACGTACACGATCACGGAACACGTCGCGTGGGATTACATCGGGTGGGACGAGAAACTCGAACCACTCCTGAAGACGGCCCGCGCCGCGTGCTTCGGTACGCTCGCGCAACGATTCGGTACACCGGTTCCCGTTCACCGATTCGCGGAAGGGTTGCACCAGCGCAAACAACCGGGGCTGGTTGTGTTTGATGTGAATTTGCGAGGGCGGTACTTCACGGAAGAAATACTGCGGTGGGGAATCACCACGAGCGACTGGATTAAAATCAACTCGGACGAGCTTGCTGTACTCACCGACTTGCTGCAATTTCAATCGTTGTCCGACACCGTAAGTTCGGCCAAACCGTTTGGTAGCGGAGTCGCGATTCTGACTCGCGGTGAGTTGGGGTGTGAAGTCTATCGGCAGTGGGAAGAAAAAGACAGCGACGGTGATCCGCTCTACTCCAGTGAAACCTTCACCGAACCCGGCGTGTCCGCGAAGGTCGTTGATACTGTGGGAGCGGGCGACGCATTCACAGCCGCGATGGTGTGCTTGCACCTGGAGGGGCGCCCGCTTCGCGAGTGCGCGAAGTTCGCCACACACTACGCGGCTCGTGTGTGTGAGTACCCGGGCGGGACGCCGAAAATCGATCGCTCCGAAGTGGAACGCGCTGCGGGGCTGAAATGA
- a CDS encoding acyclic terpene utilization AtuA family protein, with product MKHVRIGNGCGFWGDNLDAPVRLANTGRLDYLTLEYLAELTMSILAVQKAKDASAGFATDFIDVLGRLAPALQAQPRLKIVTNAGGMNPRACAIQAKQVIAKAGIEKRIAVVSGDDLLPRLDELLASGHTLNHLDTGEPLSSIRDKVVSANAYLGARPIADALKQGAEIVITGRVADASLTVGPAAHEFGWGFGPIDLDRLASGTVAGHLIECGAQATGGLWINADDSTHLENVGYPIAEIHEDGTFTVSKPEGTGGAVNVETVSEQLLYEVADPARYFTPDVVADFTTVKLTQTKPDVVHVTGGTANGLTDTYKVSIAYRDGFMSAGTLVIAGPNAAAKARSSGAVLLEKLKQAGFTFAESRIEALGAGDCVPGVVTATADPPEVVLRVAVRDPRKAAVERFTKEFAPLVTSGFPGTTGYTTGRPPVREVFAYWPALVAKSAVTPVVEVV from the coding sequence ATGAAACACGTGCGAATCGGCAACGGCTGCGGGTTCTGGGGCGACAATCTCGACGCCCCGGTGCGGCTCGCGAATACGGGACGGCTCGATTATCTGACGCTCGAGTACCTCGCCGAACTCACGATGTCGATCCTCGCCGTTCAGAAGGCGAAGGACGCGAGTGCCGGGTTCGCGACGGACTTTATCGACGTCCTCGGCCGGCTCGCCCCCGCGCTCCAGGCGCAACCGCGTCTGAAGATCGTCACCAACGCGGGCGGCATGAACCCGCGTGCGTGCGCGATTCAGGCGAAACAAGTCATCGCAAAAGCCGGGATCGAGAAACGAATCGCGGTGGTGAGTGGTGACGATTTGCTCCCGCGCCTCGATGAACTACTCGCCAGCGGGCACACACTCAATCACCTCGATACCGGCGAACCGCTCTCCTCGATCCGCGACAAGGTGGTGAGCGCGAACGCTTACCTGGGCGCGCGCCCGATCGCAGACGCACTGAAACAGGGCGCGGAGATCGTCATCACGGGTCGCGTCGCAGACGCATCGCTCACGGTCGGCCCAGCGGCACACGAATTCGGCTGGGGATTCGGTCCCATCGACTTGGACCGGCTCGCAAGCGGGACGGTCGCGGGGCACCTGATCGAGTGCGGAGCCCAGGCCACTGGTGGATTGTGGATCAACGCGGACGACTCGACGCACCTCGAAAACGTCGGCTACCCGATCGCGGAGATCCATGAAGACGGTACGTTCACCGTCTCGAAGCCAGAGGGTACCGGTGGCGCAGTGAACGTCGAAACGGTGTCGGAACAGCTCCTCTACGAAGTGGCCGATCCCGCACGGTATTTCACACCCGACGTCGTCGCCGATTTCACCACGGTGAAGCTGACGCAAACGAAGCCCGACGTGGTACACGTGACCGGCGGCACCGCGAACGGGTTGACGGACACGTACAAGGTGTCGATCGCGTACCGCGACGGGTTCATGTCGGCCGGCACGCTGGTCATCGCGGGCCCGAACGCCGCAGCAAAGGCCCGGAGCTCCGGAGCGGTCCTGCTCGAAAAGCTGAAGCAGGCCGGGTTCACCTTCGCCGAGAGTCGCATCGAAGCGTTAGGCGCGGGCGATTGCGTGCCGGGGGTGGTCACCGCAACCGCCGATCCACCGGAGGTCGTGCTTCGCGTGGCGGTGCGCGACCCGCGGAAGGCCGCCGTCGAGCGCTTCACGAAGGAGTTCGCCCCGCTCGTCACGTCCGGGTTCCCGGGGACGACGGGTTACACCACGGGCCGACCGCCCGTGCGCGAAGTGTTCGCCTATTGGCCCGCGCTCGTGGCGAAGTCGGCCGTAACACCGGTCGTGGAGGTGGTGTGA